GTGTCTTTCGTGACCATGTTGCcttggattttaaaatatgcttcagAAACGAACCGCTATGGCTTTGTTTTGGTGTCTGGTCTTTGAAggtggagagacagagaaggctggaAAGGATAAAGCAGAAGCAGTCGCAGCTTCAGGAGCTCATCCTGCAGGTTAGGGGCTCCCGCGCGGAGGCTGCCCTCCAGGCACTCGGTTCTGGGCGTGCTTTCCCTGGCCTCTCAGGGGACCAGCCTTCTCGGTGTtggctggggctgggcagggccgTCGCAGGTGCCCAGGGGGAGGTTAGCTGTTCGGTGGCCGCGGGTGTCAGCGTGGGCCAATTGTGCGTCTTTAGCAAATCGCCTTCAAGAACCTGGTGCAGAGGAACCGCCAGGTGGAGCAGCAGGCCAGCCGGCCGCCCCCGCCCAACTCGGTCATCCACCTGCCGTTCATCATCGTGAACACCAGCAAGAAGACGGTCATCGACTGCAGCATCTCCAACGACAAGTAGGCCGTGAGGGAGGGCTCTGCCCGCCAGCGTGGGCGGGGCCTGCTCTGCCCGCCAGCGTGGGCGGGGCCTGCTCTGCCCCCCCGTGTGGGAGGGGCCTGATCTGCCCCCATGTGGGCGGGGCCTGCTCTGCCCGCGAGCGTGGGCGGGGCCTGctctcccgcccccccccccgctgCGTGGGCGGGGCCTGCTCTGCCTGCGGGCGTGGGCGGAGCCTGctctgcccaccccccccccccccccgctgcgTGGGCGGGGCCTGCTCTGCCTGGGAGCGTGGGCGGGGcctgctcccccccccccccccccgctgcgTGGGCGGGGCCTGCTCTGCCTGCGGGCGTGGGCGGGGCCTGCTCGGCCCGCGCTGCGCGTCTGACAGGCCTCGGGGCGCGTCTGACAGGCCTCGGGGCGCGGCTCCCAGGGAGTTCACTGGCGGCTTTCCTTACCCGGGCTGTGCAGCCCCTTTGGAAAGGAGGGCGGCGGGGCCCATCAGGACGGCAGGCGGCACCTGGGGCCTGTCCCGGGGGCGTCGCTGCCTCCGATGGGTGGGTTGTGTGCCGGGGAAGGTTTGGGGGCTCGggtctccaagccaggcgtcgGCTCCGTCCTGGAGATGGTGCTTTTCTGACGGTGGCCGTCGCCTCCAGGTTTGAGTACCTGTTCAATTTCGACAACACGTTTGAGATTCATGATGACATCGAGGTGCTGAAGCGCATGGGCATGGCCTGCGGGCTGGAGTCCGGCAGCTGCTCCCCCGAGGACCTGAGGGTGGCCAGGAGCTTGGTGCCGAAGGCGCTGGAGCCTTACGTGACAGGTCAGTGGCATGGGGGGGTCACCCGCCCGCGGAGGGAGCAGAAGCAAGGGGGGCGGGGGCCGAGGGGGCTCGCGGTTCCGGGGGGTGGTGGTGCCTGTAGGGTTCTCAGCTGAGCAGGAGTCTGGAGTCTGtcctgctgcccccacccccggccaagCTGGGGATGctggcggcggcggggggcgCTCTGGTGAGAGGAGAGGCCTCCGTGTGCCCCCTTGGTTGTGGGTTCCCCCACGAGCCCCGCGTTGGGTGGCCTGGGGGCTCCCAGGCCCTGCAGGACGTCCGTGAAGCAGCTCCTGCTCGCCGACCCCCAACGCCAGCGGCTGCCCCGCTGACCCCTGCTGCCCACCTGTTCTTGGCGTTGTGGTCCGcctgggaggcggggcgggggagcCGTCCCCGCTTGGCCCGTCCGTCTCCTGGAGGCCGTGTCCCTTCCCGGCCCTGCAGTGCCGTCTCCGCCCCTCTCCGGAGGGGCGCCCGGCCCGGAGCCATCGGCCCTGTCTCAGAGTCCTGTGGGCTCTGCTTCGTGACCTTTGCctcgttttctttctctttgcagaAATGGCTCAGGGGTCGCTCGGCGGTGTGTTTGTCGCGGCGGCAGTGTCGACGTCTAACGGCACGCGGCTGTCTGCCAGGTAACTGCGCCCCCGGGAGCCGCGCGGCCACCCTCCCCGGCGGGAGGCCCGGGTCTCATGTGAGTGGCCTCCGTCCTGCTTGGAGCGGGGCTCCCTGCGCAGCGGACACCAGGGCCCCAGGGTCGTCCGGAGCTCGTGCTCTGGGCAGAGAAGCTGTTTATCCTGATGAGATTTTCCCCGTAAAGACCAGTAGGGGtacatggattttattttctattaaagtaATTCAGTGCAGTGGCGGCAAAACCACCTGAACTGCGTGGCCGGCAGCCTGAGTGACAggcagtttctccatctgtgtttttcccttttctttcaacACACTTGAAGTCACAGTGTACACGTAGTGTTGCTCGTTGCTCTTATTTTACTGTTTACTGCGTGCATTGCTCTACGTGTTGAAGGAACTTTTATCATTTCAGTCAAAGTGTGTTTGAGCCGTGACCTCACAGGCCCCCGGAGCAGGGCTGGGTCAGGCCTCGGAGTCCCTCCGGGTCTTTAAAGACAAGCATAAGGTGATTTCCGTGTGAGTGTGGACAGAACAGCGGTCTTGTGTAGTCTCATGTTGGGCCTCATACATGTTTATACCAATTCTGAACATTAAAGGATGTCTTGTTTCTCATACACATGAAATCAGCAGCGTGTAGGGCCAACAAAACCGGATTGGCTAGTAAGCCCTGTGTGCACCTGTCTCGAGGGCTCGGCAGCCACCGTGCTGGGTGGCCTCCACGTGACCCCAGCTCGGCCTCGGTGTGCCCGAGGGAGGGGCAGGCTCCCTGTGAGGGTCCCAGCGCCCAGCCCCTCGCGGGGTGCCTGCACCTGGTTGCGTTTTGACAGAGGTTGGTTTGGTTTTAAATTCTGAATCTGCCACTGCGCGTGGCCCAGTCTGTAAAATCTGAACACTGGTTATTCCGGGAGGTGGAATTTGGGTATTTTCTAAAGTTTCTTCTTTAAGAAATTCTATTAATGAACTTTCGGGCTCTCGTCAGTGTTTTTAACAAGATGAAAGCCAGTTCCATTTCGGAAGGAGAGCTGACACTGAGGCCCTGATTCTGAGCCGCCCTCTCTGGTCGTGCATTCGGGGTTCCTGGCTGCAGGCAGCCGCAGCTTCAGCCTGTTTTCCACTCTTTCAGATGTGGTCGCTAGATGGGGGTTTCCCAGATATGGGGTTACTTTGTCAGAGAGCGTGATACCTCCTAGGTTTTGTTGGGCAGCATCAGTAAACACCAGTAAAAGGTATTAAGACACACGCGTGTGGTTTTCTCCTTAAAGGAAAATATGCAGAGTGTTGGAAAACCGTGTGCACATGTGTGAATGCACACACGTGCCTCACACGCCCCACTCCTTTCCTCCCCGGAGGGCGTGGCGGGCAGAGTTTGGAGGAGGGTCTGGAGGGCGTGGCGGGCAGAGTTTGGAGGAGGGTCTGGAGGGCGTGGCGGGCAGAGTTTGGAGGAGGGTCTCGGGGGCGTGGCGGGCAGAGTTTGGAGGAGGGTCTCGGGGGCGTGGCGGGCAGAGTTTGGAGGAGGGTCTCGGGGGCGTGGCGGGCAGAGTTTGGAGGAGGGTCTGGGGGGCGTGGCGGGCAGAGTTTGGAGGAGGGTCTCGGGGGCGTGGCGGGCAGAGTTTGGAGGAGGGTCTCGGGGTCTCGGTTGGTGTGCCGGGGCTTCTGTGCCTGGTGCGGTGAGAAACAGGAGCCTGCCCGAGCCGCTCGCTCTGTCGTGCTGGGGCAGGGTGACGGTGAGCTCAGCCTGGGAGAGGCGGGTTCCGTGCCGCCCGGCGTGTGGCCCCTGACGTTCCTGTCCTTGCAGCGACCTGGCCAACGGCGCGGACGGGGCGCTGGCCACGAGCTCCAGTGGGTCGCAGTACAGCGGGTCCCGGGTGGAGACGCCGGTGTCATGCGTCGGCGAGGACGACGAGGAAGACGAGGACTTCAACGAGAACGAGGAGGAGGACTGAGCCGCTGCCCGCGGCCAGGAGCGCGCGGGGAAAGACCTGCGTTCCGCGCCCTCCTCCCAGAAGAGCTCGCCGACCCCCGGGCTCAGGGCGCTTCTGCCGAGCCGCTCACCGTGCTCCGGGGGTCGCGACGAGCCGCCTGAGTTTGACACCGACGCACGACCTCTACTCTTGCGGATTTTGTGTTTTCGTTTGCTGTCTTTAAGTTCAGAGTCCATCTCGCCCCCTCAGAGTTTGCCGAGTTTGCCGGAGAAGTTGTGCTGCCTTCCCGCCGCCCGGCGGGCCCAGCGCAGCGCCCCGGGGCACCATGGGCCCGGCCACGCCCGGCTCTGCGTCTCGCCGTGTCACTATGGCTTCGTCCCCTTAAATTATACTGACTGCGTGGCCCCATCGGGCTCACACTGTGGGTTTGCCCTGTGTTGCAGCGAATGGATTGCAAGGTccctttttgttgtttgtttgttttgtttggtaaAAGTTTACTGCCACGCTGGCGCAGCTGTGGAAACCGAAGCTTGGAGGGTTTATTGCTTATGGTAAGATTCGCCTGATTTCTTACAGGCAGCGTTTGGAGACTTTTTATTATATAGTTGTTTACATACTTATAAGTCTATCATTTAAGACATGTACTGAAACAAATGTTGTATTTGTTTCGTAAGCATCTTCCTGTAATCTATTATAAAGTTGAAATTAAATATAGAGAAtgttttaacagttttttaaCTCAAAATTTGTCAAtcatttttaatagttctttttttataaaaagaaaaaagaaatttcaggaCAGGCAGTagtctcttttaaaatgtattcaccAAGAACCATTAACGGCACAGTTGCTGTTAGCTGCCTGTTCTAAAATAATAGTCTTTTTATTGGAACACAAATAAActtttctgtaatattttgtGGAATAAAGAGACTTTAATTGTTTGACTTGTTTAACTTGGCACTGTTAGTTTTTATTAATAAAGTGCGCATGGGCATTTTAAACAAGCTGCGTGTCCCTGTGATTCGGGATGCTCTCTGGAGCTCGTTTacccccaccaggcccttctctgCAGGGCGGAGTGGGTGCAGGCCCTGCGGTGGATACAGGACCCGCCACGGCCTCAGCCTCTCCTGCACTGCCCCGGGGGCGGGTGAGGAATGTGGTCCCTCGGACAGGCCCGAAGTGGCGCCTCCTCTCTGTGGCTGGTGGTGGGGAGAGCGTCTATTCCTTGTCTTATTCTTGGAAGAACTGTACTCATCACcttggggcctcccaggtggcccagtggtaaagaatccgccttcagtgcaggagacatgggttctgtctatgggtcaggaagatcccctggaggataaaacggcaacccactccagtgtttttgcctggagaattccatggacagaggagcctggtgggctgcagtccatgtggtcgtaaAAAAGATGTGACCTAAAtgtaatcagtcctgaacattgactggaaggactgatgctgaagctgaagctcctatactctggccgcctgatgtgaggaacggactcatttgataagaccccgatgctgggagggattgggggcaggaagagaaggggacgacagaggatgagatggctggatggcatcaccgactcagtggacatgggtttgagtaagctctaggagttggtgatggaaagaggcctggtgtgctgcagtccatggggtcgcagagagtcggacacgactgagcgtctggactgaactgaactgagacacaaCCTAGGATATGTGAATATTACCACTACCTTTAACGTTTGAATCCTTACGAAACACGACCTTTGCAGACACATCCTCAAAAGGTCAAAAGCATGGGGAAGCTGGAGCGGAAGGACAGGGGTGATGCCCTCACAGGTGATGGGCCTGCAGTAAGATGGCCAGCCCAGCCATTCTCACCTTCCTCCTGGATCGCAGGGGCTGAGACAGAGTTCAAGGCTTTGACTTTCAGAAAGAGAGTGAGATGGTAAGATGGGCAAGGCCAACGCTCTGTTCAGGCTGCCTGAAGTCATGAGCAAAGTTTCAGTACAAGGTGTGGACTCGAGCGGTCCTGTTCCCCAGACACGAGCGGGTGAGGGCGGGCACGAGTGGTCCTGTCCCCCAGACGAGTGGGCAAGGGCGGGCACGAGCGGTCCTGTCCCCCAGACACGAGCGGGCGAGGGCGGGTACGGGCGGGCGAGGGCGCTTATCCCGTTATCCCGACTGTGACGTGTGTGCTGAGGGATGCGGCAGAGGGAGGGGCAGCATCAGGGCCACGAGTGGACGAGGATGGGCCACGTGTGGGTGAGGCGGGCCTCGTGTGGGTGAGGCGGGCCGCGTGTGGGTGAGGCGTGTCACGTGTGGGTGAGGCATGTCGCGTGTGGGTGAGGCGTGTCGCGTGTGGGTGAGGCGGGCCGCGTGTGGGTGAGGGACAGTCACGAGTGGGCAAGGACGGGCCATGAGTGGGTGAGGATGGGTCATGAGTGGCGAGGGACAGTCATGAGTGTGTGAGGCGGGCCACGAGTGGACAAGGACAGGCCGCGTGTGGGTGAGGCAGGCCGCGTGTGGGTGAGTGGAGGCCGCGTGCAGGGGAGGCGGGCCACGTGTGGCTGAGGGTGGACCCCGCAGGTGAAGATGGGCCCAGCACAGCTGCAGCTGCGTCCCCAGTGTGGCGCTCCTGCTCGTCCTGGCACTGCGGAGCTGACACACggggggcaggggctgagggTCTGTGGCCGGGGTGGGGAGCGTGGGCAAGGGTGAGGTGCTGGCATCCTCACCTCAGCGCTCTTCCTAGCTGGCACTCGGCCTCAGCCCGGTCATCCTGGAGTGCCACACCTCAGGGCTGCTTCCACACCGGCCTCCTGCCGCCCCGTGTCCCCACGGTGGTGGCCTGTAACCTCTTGGGGTGGTCACAGTTATGAGATAGTGACTCCTGAGTTCTGCAGACAGGACGGCCTGGGGCGGCTCGGGCCAAGCCCTGACTCTGGTGTTACTGCAGCGGCGGTCCCTGGGGGGTGTCCACAAGCTTCTGCGAGGCCCAGTGGCCACCTGAGGCCTCGCTGATGTTAGGCCTGGCGGGAGAAGCATCCAGACGTGAATCCAGGCCTCTGACCTCTGGCCCTGGAGCCCGGCCTCCCCTACCCTAGGGGCTGGTCAGCCTGTGTATTCAGCAGCAACTTGACAGGCAGGTCCAGCCCTCCTGTCCACGGGCGCCTTGTGGCCGGCTGGAGCTAGTCCTGAGGCCGTgtactcccctccctgcccctggcaGGGACATCCCCTCAGCAGCCGGACTGATCCCCCCCCCCCACTGAACTGGGTCAGCAGCCCCGCCTTCCGGGGTCTGTAGGGGGAACCTGAGCAGGCTGCCTACTGTGTGTGGACCCCACGGGCCCCATCGAGACCTTGGAGTCATTTCTGGGGTGACTATacccctgacctctgacctcccGTGTGTCGTGGCGTCCCCAAGATGGCCTGGTCCCTGACCTgacatttcccaggtggctcagagttGCCACCGTGGGGTCAGCAGGGAGGGGGTCCGCAGCCCAGGGCCCCTGTCCCCTGGCTCCTTGGGGCTTCCTCTGGGGGCTCTGGGTGACAGATAATAATAGCAGATATGTCGTTGGGACAGAATGTTCTGTTTCTGGGGGCTTCTGaatgggctggggctggggacccCCGCCCTGGAGGTTGGAGGGGAGACTGTGCTGGGAGGAAGGCCGCCTCTGGGGTCCAGGCTCCACCACGTGGCCACACCCTGCATCCTGGCCGCGTCGTTGGGGCAGCCCCTCCCATGCTGATACATACTTACCCGACTTGCAGTTGAAAGCGTTATAGAAAGAgaattttttagttaattttagttaattcttttcaagttaactaaataaattttattcattgCATTTTTTCAGTTAACTCTCCCCATCATCAGGAAAGACGTGACTCTCTTACGTAGGTTAAGAGTGAAATTTAATAAACTTGATTTTTACAGTTTAggagttgtattttttaaagctggAGTCCAGAATGCCTGAAATCCTAAGTCAGCTTCCTGGTGTTCATAGTCACGTATAGGAACAGTAAGTTACAGCGAGAATGGTCGGTCCACGTGGCCGAGGTGCGTCCTCCCACGTCTTAGCTGTGCAGCCGCCGCCTTATGGTCCCCGTGTGGGCGTTTTTTGAAGCTACAAATCTGCCTGAAAGGTCAGAGGTCTGATGGGATCCTGATGGTGCGAGCCTGGCAAGGGGCTGTCTGGCGCTGAGCTGCCCTGGTGCCGCTTCCGTTGGAGGAGGCGTTGGGGCCGCCCTGCTCCGGGGGGCCAGCCTGGGCCCCCCTACTTCTGGATCTTCAGCTTGAACTCCACCTTCCCCTCGTAGGGGTCAT
This DNA window, taken from Capricornis sumatraensis isolate serow.1 chromosome 12, serow.2, whole genome shotgun sequence, encodes the following:
- the TFDP1 gene encoding transcription factor Dp-1, coding for MAKDAGLIEANGELKVFIDQNLSPGKGVVSLVAVHPSTVNSLGKQLLPKTFGQSNVNISQQVVIGTPQRPAAPNTIVVGSPHTPNTHFVSQNQPSEPSPWSAGKRTRKGEKNGKGLRHFSMKVCEKVQRKGTTSYNEVADELVAEFSAADSRLLPSESAYDQKNIRRRVYDALNVLMAMNIISKEKKEIKWIGLPTSSAQECQSLEVERQRRLERIKQKQSQLQELILQQIAFKNLVQRNRQVEQQASRPPPPNSVIHLPFIIVNTSKKTVIDCSISNDKFEYLFNFDNTFEIHDDIEVLKRMGMACGLESGSCSPEDLRVARSLVPKALEPYVTEMAQGSLGGVFVAAAVSTSNGTRLSASDLANGADGALATSSSGSQYSGSRVETPVSCVGEDDEEDEDFNENEEED